The window AGCCACTCCACGGTGGACTTTCACGCCACCGAGACCGTGCTGCGCGACCTGCGCCTCCTGCTGGTACGCGGCAGGATCGACACCCCGCCGGGCCTCCAGTCGATCGACCTGGCCCGCCGGGAGGCCGGGGCGCAGCGCCGTCGCTCGGACCGGGCGATCTCCTACTGGACCAAGCAGTTCGGGAGCCTGCCGGAGGGTGGGTTCGCGGCGACCGGCCCGGCGCACACCCCTCGGTACCGGGGACTGACGATGGTCTCCGAGGCGGTCGACCTGGCCAGCCGGATGATCGCCGCCCGGCACCGGGTCAGCACCTCCACCGTGCTGCTCGCCGCGACCGCCGCGCTGACCGTCGGCGGGGACGAAGCCCTCCGCTGCGGGCTGGTCAGCATGGCGAACAACCGTTTCCAGCCCGGACACGACGACGCGGTGGCCAAGCTCAACCAACTCGCCCTCATCGCCGTCGACCTCGCCGACCGGCCGTCCTTCGCCGGGCTGTTGCCCCGGGCCGGGCAGGCCGCGATGGACGGTTACCGGCACGCGTACTACGACCCGCCCGCGATGCGGCGCGCCTTCGGCGAACTGGGGCTCGACTACCTCACCATGCTCGGCCCGTACTGCCTGGTCAACGACATCCGGCTGCCCGGCGATCCCGGTGCCGCCGGCCCGGATCTCGACGAGCGGGCGCTGCGGGCGACCCTGACCCGGACCACGCTCACCTGGTCCGAGCCGGCGAACAAGTTCGTCTGGCGGTGCCGCCTCCAGATGGTCGACGCGCCCCGCGCGGTCGGCCTCGTCCTCACCATCGACACCTGTTACCTGCCGCCGGACCGGGCCGTGGCGCTGCTGCACGACATGGAGGAGCTGCTGGTCCGGGCGGCGGTCGATGAGGTCCCGTGGCCCTGGCGGCCGGGTGGGGGAGTGGCCACGCCCTGACCCCGTCGGGCGGGGCACCGTTCACAATCCCGGCCACCGGTTCGCCACGACCGGCGGCTAGGTTGAGCTGATGCATGATCGTCTCGGGCCGGAGATCCCGGCCGGTCCGGCGGGCCGGCGGTCGCGGGGCCCGAACCGGTGGCGGGGCCCGAACCGGTGCCGTTGGCCGAAGCGAGGGCGCGGCCCGAAGCGGTGGCGCCGTCGACCCGGCCGCCGGTGACGATCCGCTCCCTCGGGCCGACCGTCTACCTGCCGACCGTCATCTACAGCCTCGGACAGGGCGCGGTCGCCCCGGTGGTCGTACTCTCCGGCACCGCCCTCGGCGCCTCGGCCAGCGCCGCCAGCGTCCTGGTCGGCCTGATCGGCGTCGGGCAGATCGTCGGCGCCGTACCGGCGGGAGCGTTGATCGCCCGGATCGGCGAGCGGCCGGCGATGGTCTGGTCCACCGCCCTGGTGGTGCCGGCACTGCTCGCCTGTGTCTTCGCCACCTCCGTCTGGACGCTCGGTGTCGCGGTGGCCGGGATCGGGCTGGTCGGCGCCGTCTGGGGAGTGGCCCGGCAGGCGTACGTCACCGAGGTGGTGCCGTACGAGCTGCGCGCCCGTGCCCTGTCCACCCTCGGCGGGGCGGGCCGGATCGGCGCCTTCATCGGCCCCTTCGTCGGGGCGGCGACGATGACGGTGGTCGGCACCGACGGCGCGTACTGGGTGCACGTGGTCGCCGCCACCGTGGCGGTGACAGTGCTGCTCGTCCTGCCCGCCCTCCCGGTCGACCGGGCACCCGGTACGGCACCGGCGAAGGTCCGTACGCTCGCCGTCGTCCGCGACAACCTCGCGGTGCTGCGGACCCTGGGCCTCGGGGTCCTCCTGGTCGGGGCCCTGCGCGCGTCGCGCCAGACGGTGATTCCGCTGTGGGGAGCCCACCTCGACCTGGACCCGGCGACGCTCAGTCTCGTCTTCGGGGTCTCCGGCGCGGTCGACATGCTGCTGTTCTATCCGGCAGGGCGGGCGATGGACCGGTGGGGGAGGCGGGTCGTCGCGATCCCGTCGATGTTCCTGCTCGGGCTGGCGCACGCGCTGCTGCCGCTGGCCACGACCGTTGTCGGCCTCGCGGCGGTGGCGATGCTGATGGGGCTGGGCAACGGCCTGAGCAGCGGACTGATCATGACCCTCGGCGCGGACGTGTCACCGGTGGTCGGCCGGGCTCAGTTCATCGGTGCGTGGCGGCTCTGCGCGGACCTCGGCAACGGCGGCGGGCCGCTGCTGATCGCCGCGGTACTGACGATCGGGCCGCTGACCGCCGCCGTGTTGACCATGGCCGGGGTGGGTGCGGCGGCGGTCGCCGTGCTGCACAGGTGGACCCCGAGACCGGCGGTGGTCGACTAGGTTGCCCCGTAGTGGTCGACGAATCCGCCTCGCGGCCGGGCGGTCGGTACAGGCATGCTGAGCCGACCACCGACGGGGGAGGCGTGGCGTGCAGCGTGACCATGTGGTGTTACGAGCCCGATCAGCGATGGCCGTACTCCTGGCCACCGTCCTGGTCGGGGCCGGCTGCGCCGACCGGGACGAGCCGGGTCCGGACCGGCAGACGCGCGTCGACCAGGCGTTGCAGCGGTACGCGGACGGGGCGCTCGGGAAGGATGGCGTCTCGACGACGCCGACCCGGCACCTGCTCGCCGGCACCGACGAACTCGCCGGCGGCACCGAGGTCACCCTCTGGGTGACCGACCCCGTGGCGAGTTCCGAAACCACCCCTCGCTGTTACTACCTCGACCTGGAGGAGCAAAGTGGCTGGGTCAGCGGGTTCGGTGGCTGCGGCGGCACCGACGACCAGGTCACGCTCAACCGGAGCAACGAGATCGTGTTCGGCACGGTCGGCCGGTGGCCCGCCGCCACCGTCCGGATCAGCAGGGGCGGCCCGTCGACCGACATCACCGTGACCGGCGGCTGGTTCCTGGTGCCGAGCGGGCTGACCGGCGTCAGCGACAGCAGCTACTCGATCGAGCTGGTCGACGCCGACGGCCGGACCATCTGCACCGTACGGAACCTGACCCCACCGGCGAGCGTCACGCCGGTGACCTGAACCATCCCGCCCAGGTCACCGCCCCGGCAGGGAAGGGGCCTGTGCGAGGATGCGGCCGTGCGAGCGGTGGTGTTCGAGGAGTTCGGTGGCCGGCCCGAGGTCCGTACGGTGGCGGATCCGTCCCCGCCGGTCGACGGCGTCGTGGTACGGGTCGAGGCGACGGGGTTGTGCCGCAGTGACTGGCACGGCTGGCAGGGCCACGATCCGGACATCCGCCTGCCGCACGTGCCGGGTCACGAGTTCGCCGGCGTGGTCGCCGAGGTCGGTGCCGGGGTGTCGGGAGTACGGGTCGGCGACCGGGTCACCGCCCCGTTCGTCTACGGCTGTGGCCGGTGCGTCGAGTGTCTTGCCGGACAGCAGCAGGTGTGCGCGTTCCAGACCCAGCCCGGCTTCACCCAGTGGGGCTCGTACGCCGACTACGTCGTGGTGGACCACGCGGCGGTCAACCTGGTTCCCCTGCCCGACGAGGTGGACTACCGGGTCGCGGCGGCGCTCGGCTGCCGGTTCGCCACCGCCTTCCGGGCCGTGGTGAGCCAGGGCCGGGTGGCGGCCGGCGAGTGGGTGGCGGTCTTCGGCTGCGGTGGTGTGGGGCTGTCCGCTGTCATGATCGCCGCCGCGAGCGGAGCCCGGGTGGTGGCCGTGGACCTGGCCGAACCGGCCCTGGCACTGGCTCGCGAGTGCGGTGCCACGGCCACCGTGAACGTCGCCGGACTGGCCGGACCGGCGCAGGTCGCCGAGGCCGTACGCGACCTCACCGGTGGGGGCGCGCACCTGTCGGTGGACGCGCTCGGCAGCCACGACACCTGCGTGGCCGGCATCCGGAGCCTGCGCCGTCGGGGGCGGCACATCCAGGTCGGGCTGCTGCCGGCCGTACTCGGTGCCCCGGCCCTGCCGATGGACCTGGTGATCGGCGCCGAGCTGGAGGTACGCGGCAGCCACGGGATGGCCGCGCACGCGTACCCGGCGCTGCTCGGTCTGATCACCGGCGGGGTGCTGGACCCGGCCCGCCTGGTCACCGGTGCGATCGGCCTGGACCAGGCTCCCGAGGCACTGTCCACGATGGACCGTCCCGGTGCCGCAGGCATCCGCCTGATCGAGCCCTGACCATCCGCATTGTCGGGCTCCAGAGGTGAGATTATCGGCGGCCCGACCCGGTAAAAGGCGGTCACCGGGTGACGGGCCAGGCTGAGGGGCGGCTCAGGCCAGGCCGAGGAAGAGCAGGGTGTCGTCGAGCATGGACCGCTGGGTCGAGGGCGGGTAGCGGTCCGGGTCGGCGGAGGCGAGCGCGGCGGCCCCTTCGAGCATGGCGACGAGCGTGGCCGCCGTGTTTCCCACCCGCCGCTCGGGCCACTCCGGCGCGGCGGCCCGGACCAGTCGCTCCACCCGCCCCAGCCAGGCCCGGTTGTTGGTCCGGTGCAGGGCGATGAGTTCCTCGTCCCCGACGGCGGCGGCGAGGAAACCCACCCAGACGATGCTCTCGGTCCGGGTCTGGTCGTCCAGGGCGAGCCCCTGCTGGAGGACGGCCCGCAGCGCCTCCACCGGACCGGTGGCGTTCGCCTCCAGTGACTCGACCCGCGCGCGAGTCCGTTCGTGTAGCAGGTGACGGGCGTGCAGCAGCAGCGCCCGGCGGTTCGGAAAGCGGTGCATCACCAGGCCGGTGGTACAGCCGGCCGCGGCGGCGACGGCGCGGATGGTCAGGCGTTCGAGCCCCTGGAGGGCCAGTACGTCCCAGACGGCGCGCGACAGCAGGGCTTCCTGCGCCGGCTTGTCCGCAGTACGTGACATTCGTGGGCTCCCATCGTCCATCCGTAACGGCTGTTACCGTAACATCTGTTCTGCATGGGAACGCTTGTTGGTATCGAACAGGGGGCGCGGGTGTCGGCGGGATGGACCATCGAGGTGCGGCCGTGGGACGACCCGGTTGGTGTGGCCCTGCGGGCGCGGCAACGGGCGGAACTCGACGCCCGTTACGGCACCGACGACCATGAACCGGGGCAGGCGCCGTCGGCCGACGACATCGCGCTTTTTGTCGTCGCCCTCGACGCGACGGACGGCCCGGCGATCGGCTGCGGTGCGTTGCGGCAGCTGGACCACGGCTCGGCAGAGATCAAACGGATGTACGTCGATCCGTCCGCGCGCGGCACCGGCGTCGCCACGGCTCTGTTGCGCGCCCTGGAGGCGGCTGCCGTGCAGCGGGGATGGCTGACGCTCCGGCTGGAGACGGGCACCGCCCAGCCGGACGCCCGGCGCTTCTACGAGCGCGAGGGTTACCGGCAGATCGAGGCGTTCGGCAGCTACGTGGGTGCGGACCTGTCGGTCTGCTACGAGCGTCAACTCGTCGCCACGGGTCGCTCCTCCCACCGGTAGCCCGGACGGCGTTCTCCACAGTGGAGCGAGCGGGAACCCGTACGGGTAGGCGAAATCGTTTACCGCGTGGCAATCTGTCCGACGCGAGCCCAAAACAGCGGGGCCGTGTCCTTCTTCTAGATCCACAACGTCTCGAGATCCACTCCGCGCCCGGCCTCCCCCACACGGCCGGGCGCGGCCTCATCGAAGGGTCGTACTGGTGCATCAACCCCTTGCGCTACCCCGGCGGCGACGCCTGTCCCGGCTCGCCCTGCTCACCGCGGCCCTCGCCGCGGTCGCCGCGCTCGTCGCCACCTCGGTCGGTGCGCCCACCGAGGCGACCAACCGCGACCGCCCGTTCCCGATCGACCTGGAGCGGGCCAGCATCCCGCAGTTGCGCGACGCCCTGAACGCCCGCCGGGTCACCTCCGAGGAACTGGTCCAGGCGTACCTGGAGCGGATCCGGGCGCTGAACAGCAACGGTCCCGGCCTCAACGCGGTCCGGGTGCTCACCCGCGACTCGGTCGAGCAGGCCCGCCAGGCCGACTCCGACCGGCGCAAGGGCCGGGCCCGGGGACCGATGCACGGCATCCCGGTGCTGGTGAAGGACAACATCGACGTCAAGGGGCTGCCGACCACCGCCGGGGCGTTGGCCCTGGCCGACTCGTACCCGTCGAAGGACGCCTTCCTGGTCACCCGGTTGCGGGCGGCCGGGGCGATCATCCTGGGCAAGACCAACCTGACCGAGTTCGCGAACTTCACCACCAACGGCATGCCGTCCGGCTACAGCGGGCTCGGCGGCCAGGTGCTGAACCCGTACGACGTGAGCCAGACGCCGAGCGGTTCCAGTTCCGGTTCGGGCTCCGCCGCCGCGGCGGCGCTCGCCGCCGTCACCATCGGCACCGAGACCTCCGGCTCGATCCTCAGCCCGTCGGCGGCGAACTCGCTGGTCGGGGTGAAGCCGACGGTCGGCCTGGTGAGCCGGACCGGGGTCGTCCCGATCGCGGCCAGCCAGGACACCGCCGGACCGATGACCCGTTCGGTGTACGACGCAGCCGCGCTGCTCACCGCGCTGACCGGCATCGACCCGGAGGACCCGATCACCTCCACCAGCAGCGGGGTGGTCGGCACCGACTACACCCGCGCGCTGTCCACGACCGCGTTGCAGGGTAAGCGGATCGGTGTGGCCAGCACCCCGACCGGCAACCAGGGCGTGCTGTTCAACGAGGCGCTGGACGTGATCCGGGCCCAGGGTGCCGAGGTCGTGCCGGTCACGGTTGCCACCGGTGGCCTGCCGCCGGGCATCCTGGACTACGAGTTCAAGCGGGACCTGAACGCGTACCTGGCCCGGCTGCCGCGCAGCGCGCCGATGAACACCCTGGACGACGTGGTCCGGTACAACCTGGCGCACGCCGCCGAGGGGACGATCAAGTTCGGTCAGACCCAGCTCGTCACGTCGAACAACATCGACCTGACCGACCCGGTGGCCAAGGCGGCGTACGAGACCAACCGCGACACCGGCATCGCCGGCGCGCGGGACCGGATCGACTCGGTCCTGCGGGCGCAGACCCTCGACGCGATCGTCTTCGTCGGCAGCGGTTCGGCCGGCATCGGCGCCCGCGCCCAGTACCCGTCGGTCGCCGTTCCGATCGGGTACGACCCGGCGAACGGCCGCCCGGTCGGCCTGTCCTTCCTGGGTACCGCCTACACCGAGGCGTCCCTGCTCGCCCTCGCCTACGACTACGAGCAGGCCTCGAAGAAGTGGCTCCCGCCGTCCGAGGTGAACCCGTCACTGTTCCGGTGCAGCTCCCTGGAGCGCCGCGCCTCGAACTGCGCCCCGTGACCTGACCGGCGGTCGCCCTACCCCGGCCCCGTCGACACCCACCCGGTGTCGGCGGGGCCGAGCCCTGCCCGCCTCGGCACCAGCCCTGCCCGCCGACGGCGGTCACCTGTTTATGACGTACATCAAAGACGATGTAAATACATCGTCTTTGATGTAGAGAAAAACCGCGCATTGTCGATTCCGCCCGGCCGCGTGGGACTCCCGCGCCCGCCACAAGGGAGGATCCGAGCGCGGACAGCAGTCCGTTTCGGTGTACTTACAGGCGGGGTGAGTAGATGAACGTCGAGATGTGGATCCGCGCGCTGAAAGCCGCTCGGGCGCATCGGCGGCGCCATCGGTTCCGCCGCCGCTGCCACCCTCTGGTCCGTCGGCGGGTGGACTGCCGTGACGATCGCCGGCATGGTGTTGAGCTGTTTCGCGCTCACCGTGTGGGTGGCCGGACGCCGCGGCGCGCTCGTCGTGGCGGAGCGGGGATGAGCGCATGCGAGATCCGCACTCCCCGGTCTCTTCACGTCTCCCCGCGTCAGGCGCCGAGGTGGGTGACCAGGCGGTGCAGAAGTTCCCACGACTGGTCGTCGTCGGCGGTCCCGGTGTGCGGCCGGCGGAAGCGGTCGACGTCGACCGCGAGGTCGGACAGGTCCCAGCGGATCCGGTACAGCTCCAGCAGTTCGGGCAGCGGCGTGACACCGGTGATGTCGGCGTACGCGTCCAGGATCGAACCGTCGCCGGGGTCGAGGTTCCAGAGGTCCCGTTCCGGCGGTGCGACGAGGGTCGTCTCCCAGTCGATGAGCCGCCAGCCGTCGGGGGTCAGCATGGTGTTGCCGGGATGCGGCTCCCCGTGGGTCAGCACCGCACGGTCCGGCTGCGCGCGGCAGGCCAGCACGAGTTCGTCGTACCGCGCGAGGAGGTGCCGGATCGGCGCCGCGTTCTCGGTCAGCAAGACCGAGGTGCGGTGGGCATAGGGACCGTGGGTGTCCAGGTCGCCGTCCGCGCGGAGACCCGATTCCAGGGCGTCCCGATGCGGTACGGCGAAGTCGTCGGCCATGGCGCGACGGCGGATCGAGTCCGGAGCGGAGTGCACCGCGACGACGAGATCGAGCAGGGCTCTGCGGTGGTCGGGTGCGGAGAACTCGCCCCAGGAGAAGCTCTGTCCATTCACATACGTGTAGAGCGCGAGCCCGAACCGGTCGGAGAGCCGGGCCAGTGGCTCGCCGCTGCGGGTCGGCTCCGGTGCCACGACGATCGGGGTGCCATGGTCACGCAGGGCACGT of the Micromonospora sp. NBC_01796 genome contains:
- a CDS encoding condensation domain-containing protein, coding for MRRVAEPVGSESEHLVHADFTGGRAGTAPVTWGQRSMWWTMDDFRSRNSFLNLCRVVTVPRRSPADVPHVAEVIGTLVTRHESLRTRVRPVDGELRQEAYASGRLPLLVVDADARRTDDPDGPDDDGAGLAAQVCERLGRVPFDHTEEWPLRVALVVVGGRVRRIVLVLSHSTVDFHATETVLRDLRLLLVRGRIDTPPGLQSIDLARREAGAQRRRSDRAISYWTKQFGSLPEGGFAATGPAHTPRYRGLTMVSEAVDLASRMIAARHRVSTSTVLLAATAALTVGGDEALRCGLVSMANNRFQPGHDDAVAKLNQLALIAVDLADRPSFAGLLPRAGQAAMDGYRHAYYDPPAMRRAFGELGLDYLTMLGPYCLVNDIRLPGDPGAAGPDLDERALRATLTRTTLTWSEPANKFVWRCRLQMVDAPRAVGLVLTIDTCYLPPDRAVALLHDMEELLVRAAVDEVPWPWRPGGGVATP
- a CDS encoding MFS transporter translates to MTIRSLGPTVYLPTVIYSLGQGAVAPVVVLSGTALGASASAASVLVGLIGVGQIVGAVPAGALIARIGERPAMVWSTALVVPALLACVFATSVWTLGVAVAGIGLVGAVWGVARQAYVTEVVPYELRARALSTLGGAGRIGAFIGPFVGAATMTVVGTDGAYWVHVVAATVAVTVLLVLPALPVDRAPGTAPAKVRTLAVVRDNLAVLRTLGLGVLLVGALRASRQTVIPLWGAHLDLDPATLSLVFGVSGAVDMLLFYPAGRAMDRWGRRVVAIPSMFLLGLAHALLPLATTVVGLAAVAMLMGLGNGLSSGLIMTLGADVSPVVGRAQFIGAWRLCADLGNGGGPLLIAAVLTIGPLTAAVLTMAGVGAAAVAVLHRWTPRPAVVD
- a CDS encoding zinc-dependent alcohol dehydrogenase family protein, whose protein sequence is MRAVVFEEFGGRPEVRTVADPSPPVDGVVVRVEATGLCRSDWHGWQGHDPDIRLPHVPGHEFAGVVAEVGAGVSGVRVGDRVTAPFVYGCGRCVECLAGQQQVCAFQTQPGFTQWGSYADYVVVDHAAVNLVPLPDEVDYRVAAALGCRFATAFRAVVSQGRVAAGEWVAVFGCGGVGLSAVMIAAASGARVVAVDLAEPALALARECGATATVNVAGLAGPAQVAEAVRDLTGGGAHLSVDALGSHDTCVAGIRSLRRRGRHIQVGLLPAVLGAPALPMDLVIGAELEVRGSHGMAAHAYPALLGLITGGVLDPARLVTGAIGLDQAPEALSTMDRPGAAGIRLIEP
- a CDS encoding TetR/AcrR family transcriptional regulator translates to MSRTADKPAQEALLSRAVWDVLALQGLERLTIRAVAAAAGCTTGLVMHRFPNRRALLLHARHLLHERTRARVESLEANATGPVEALRAVLQQGLALDDQTRTESIVWVGFLAAAVGDEELIALHRTNNRAWLGRVERLVRAAAPEWPERRVGNTAATLVAMLEGAAALASADPDRYPPSTQRSMLDDTLLFLGLA
- a CDS encoding GNAT family N-acetyltransferase → MGTLVGIEQGARVSAGWTIEVRPWDDPVGVALRARQRAELDARYGTDDHEPGQAPSADDIALFVVALDATDGPAIGCGALRQLDHGSAEIKRMYVDPSARGTGVATALLRALEAAAVQRGWLTLRLETGTAQPDARRFYEREGYRQIEAFGSYVGADLSVCYERQLVATGRSSHR
- a CDS encoding amidase family protein, which translates into the protein MHQPLALPRRRRLSRLALLTAALAAVAALVATSVGAPTEATNRDRPFPIDLERASIPQLRDALNARRVTSEELVQAYLERIRALNSNGPGLNAVRVLTRDSVEQARQADSDRRKGRARGPMHGIPVLVKDNIDVKGLPTTAGALALADSYPSKDAFLVTRLRAAGAIILGKTNLTEFANFTTNGMPSGYSGLGGQVLNPYDVSQTPSGSSSGSGSAAAAALAAVTIGTETSGSILSPSAANSLVGVKPTVGLVSRTGVVPIAASQDTAGPMTRSVYDAAALLTALTGIDPEDPITSTSSGVVGTDYTRALSTTALQGKRIGVASTPTGNQGVLFNEALDVIRAQGAEVVPVTVATGGLPPGILDYEFKRDLNAYLARLPRSAPMNTLDDVVRYNLAHAAEGTIKFGQTQLVTSNNIDLTDPVAKAAYETNRDTGIAGARDRIDSVLRAQTLDAIVFVGSGSAGIGARAQYPSVAVPIGYDPANGRPVGLSFLGTAYTEASLLALAYDYEQASKKWLPPSEVNPSLFRCSSLERRASNCAP
- a CDS encoding phosphotransferase, yielding MGTVLTPPVDLTEDALMATLGDAWGLAATSVAYRPVGWGSHHWEVEDTEGARWFVNVDELETKRHTHDESPEVAFDRLRAALGAARALRDHGTPIVVAPEPTRSGEPLARLSDRFGLALYTYVNGQSFSWGEFSAPDHRRALLDLVVAVHSAPDSIRRRAMADDFAVPHRDALESGLRADGDLDTHGPYAHRTSVLLTENAAPIRHLLARYDELVLACRAQPDRAVLTHGEPHPGNTMLTPDGWRLIDWETTLVAPPERDLWNLDPGDGSILDAYADITGVTPLPELLELYRIRWDLSDLAVDVDRFRRPHTGTADDDQSWELLHRLVTHLGA